Proteins from one Chitinophaga oryzae genomic window:
- the recD gene encoding exodeoxyribonuclease V subunit alpha produces MRNITTLNDVHQQFAEYFEVPVLKPYAYLLSKKLSEGHICLDLDVISEEQENLPGFYQIPENGPAPLTAIPLVGKNGNDTQPFVLFQNRLYLQRYYRYETSFLQHINDFLAAEKELLPERTALLEQQQELIRQLFPAGNNLRDGDDPADWQLAAAITGVLNNFTIITGGPGTGKTTTVAKLLAILYATDPALRVALAAPTGKAAARMAESLRNTTIPVDPAIAAKFQELSPSTIHRLLKSIKNSPYFRYNKKNPLTYDVVIIDECSMIDVALFAKLLDAIHPQTRLILLGDKDQLASVEAGSLFGDLCQAQEKLNMFSAERLQLINRFIADDNRKIPAAQAQTKSRHPLFEHLVELRRSHRFTGHTGIGKFSKALIRNDQPAIRSFFAAGADEQVVIDQSCDVALFHKFIAGYESFINEPDTRTALRKLNDQRVLVAVREGAQGLYAINRDIEKYLHDHGKIRITADFYENRPVILTRNYYEHGLFNGDTGIIRPDENGVLMAWFEDSNGELKGVLPGYLTLAETAFAMTIHKSQGSEFGQVLVVLPDAADVPILTRELLYTAVSRARNKVYVQGSAEVILAAAERFVARASGIAARFLAQAADVKTGN; encoded by the coding sequence ATGCGTAATATAACCACCCTCAATGATGTTCACCAGCAGTTTGCCGAGTATTTCGAGGTACCGGTCCTGAAGCCGTACGCCTACCTGCTGTCTAAAAAACTCAGTGAGGGACATATCTGCCTCGACCTGGACGTCATCAGCGAAGAACAGGAAAACCTGCCGGGATTTTACCAGATCCCGGAAAACGGCCCCGCTCCGCTGACAGCCATCCCGCTGGTGGGTAAAAACGGGAACGACACCCAGCCTTTCGTGCTCTTCCAAAACAGGCTGTACCTGCAACGGTACTACCGCTACGAAACCAGCTTCCTGCAGCATATCAACGACTTCCTGGCAGCCGAAAAAGAATTGCTGCCCGAAAGGACCGCGCTCCTGGAACAGCAACAGGAACTGATACGGCAGCTGTTTCCCGCGGGCAATAACCTCCGCGACGGCGACGATCCCGCCGACTGGCAGCTGGCAGCCGCCATCACCGGCGTATTAAACAATTTCACCATCATCACCGGCGGCCCCGGCACCGGTAAAACCACCACCGTTGCCAAACTGCTGGCCATTCTCTATGCTACCGATCCCGCCCTCAGGGTGGCGCTGGCCGCACCTACCGGTAAAGCCGCAGCCAGGATGGCCGAAAGCTTACGCAATACCACCATCCCGGTAGACCCGGCCATCGCAGCAAAATTCCAGGAGCTGAGCCCGTCCACCATCCACCGGCTGCTCAAATCCATCAAAAACAGCCCATATTTCCGGTACAATAAAAAAAATCCGCTCACCTATGATGTCGTCATCATCGATGAGTGCTCTATGATAGACGTAGCCCTCTTCGCCAAACTGCTGGATGCCATCCACCCGCAGACACGCCTCATCCTGCTGGGCGATAAAGACCAGCTGGCCTCCGTAGAGGCAGGAAGCCTTTTCGGCGACCTGTGCCAGGCGCAGGAGAAACTGAATATGTTCTCTGCTGAACGGCTGCAACTGATCAACCGGTTCATCGCAGATGACAACCGGAAAATACCCGCAGCACAGGCGCAAACAAAATCGCGGCACCCGCTGTTTGAACATCTTGTAGAGCTCCGCCGCAGCCACCGCTTTACCGGTCACACCGGTATCGGTAAATTCAGTAAGGCACTGATCCGCAACGATCAGCCGGCTATCCGCAGCTTCTTTGCCGCCGGCGCCGACGAGCAGGTGGTCATCGATCAATCCTGCGACGTAGCGCTGTTCCATAAATTCATCGCCGGCTACGAATCGTTTATCAACGAACCGGACACCCGCACCGCCCTTCGCAAACTCAACGATCAGCGTGTGCTCGTAGCCGTAAGGGAAGGGGCGCAAGGCCTCTACGCCATCAACCGCGACATCGAGAAATATCTCCATGATCACGGAAAAATCAGGATCACGGCGGACTTTTACGAAAACCGCCCCGTCATCCTCACCCGTAACTATTACGAGCACGGGCTGTTTAATGGCGATACCGGCATCATCCGTCCGGACGAAAACGGCGTGCTGATGGCCTGGTTTGAAGACAGCAACGGTGAACTGAAAGGCGTACTGCCGGGCTATCTGACCCTCGCGGAAACAGCTTTTGCGATGACCATCCACAAAAGCCAGGGCTCCGAATTCGGGCAGGTGCTGGTGGTATTACCGGATGCCGCCGACGTGCCCATCCTGACAAGGGAGCTATTGTATACCGCGGTCAGCCGCGCACGGAACAAAGTATATGTGCAGGGCTCCGCAGAAGTGATCCTCGCCGCCGCAGAACGTTTTGTGGCCAGGGCCTCCGGCATCGCCGCCCGCTTCCTGGCGCAAGCTGCGGACGTCAAAACAGGAAATTAA
- a CDS encoding MrcB family domain-containing protein — translation MLKELFSEFIDIYPGEKNSVKNSADKNYGHLRSTKIMTEELPALLQQMSGLPATQYLFKGSVGKGNMTEVPNLCILDQAITHSPERGYYIVYLFDPEMTKFYLTLLIGWTQFEKYYDYPQQGRKAILKLQQALRNQYDTLTSFSSSELGLIAERTRTRGYIYGTIFHKVYYIDEMPSDQMLLNDLHQMTNLYQTMKEEVGTDILHKVMPTEADFQLAIQTATPAQLSDGPISRSSKIPRAPTKWQRDPSISSEALRRAQYRCEVDSTHTTFISKKNKHQFVEAHHFLPMAMQDNFPYSIDVPENIIALCPNCHRAFHHGENDYKKELINLFYGERILGLQRRGIDISEDALLKIYLKLDDVIE, via the coding sequence ATGTTAAAAGAACTATTCTCAGAATTCATCGATATCTATCCTGGAGAGAAAAATAGTGTTAAGAACTCCGCAGATAAAAATTACGGACATCTTCGTTCTACTAAAATAATGACGGAAGAACTGCCTGCGCTACTGCAGCAAATGTCAGGTTTGCCCGCTACTCAATACCTTTTCAAAGGTTCCGTGGGAAAAGGTAATATGACAGAAGTGCCCAACTTGTGTATCCTAGATCAAGCTATCACACATTCACCCGAAAGAGGGTATTATATTGTTTATTTGTTTGATCCTGAAATGACCAAGTTTTACCTAACATTATTAATAGGATGGACACAGTTTGAAAAATATTACGATTATCCACAGCAAGGTAGAAAAGCTATTCTAAAACTTCAACAGGCGCTCAGAAATCAATACGACACGTTGACTTCATTCTCATCAAGCGAGCTAGGCCTAATAGCGGAAAGAACACGAACGAGAGGCTATATCTATGGAACGATCTTTCACAAAGTGTACTACATTGATGAAATGCCCAGCGATCAAATGTTGTTAAACGACCTTCACCAGATGACGAACCTCTATCAAACCATGAAAGAGGAAGTTGGTACAGATATTCTCCACAAAGTCATGCCCACAGAAGCAGATTTCCAGCTAGCCATACAAACCGCTACTCCTGCTCAACTTTCTGACGGACCAATTTCACGGTCATCTAAAATACCGCGGGCGCCAACAAAGTGGCAAAGAGATCCCAGTATTTCCTCAGAGGCGTTGAGACGTGCACAATATAGATGCGAGGTAGATTCCACGCACACCACCTTCATCTCCAAGAAGAACAAACATCAATTTGTTGAAGCGCATCATTTCCTACCAATGGCTATGCAGGATAATTTCCCTTATAGCATTGATGTTCCAGAAAATATCATTGCGTTATGTCCCAATTGCCATAGGGCTTTCCATCATGGCGAAAATGATTATAAAAAAGAACTGATTAACCTGTTTTATGGAGAAAGGATACTAGGGCTGCAACGCAGAGGCATTGATATTTCAGAAGATGCCCTTTTGAAGATCTATCTCAAGCTCGACGACGTAATAGAATAA
- a CDS encoding GH92 family glycosyl hydrolase: MNMGFRIGGALALSALMLQGTQVSAQAKKAKAAEGFIESSAVAAVDPYIGSGGHGHVFVGASVPYGAVQVGPTNIVKGWDWCSGYHYSDSVVIGFSQMHLSGTGIGDLGDVLIMPYTGKIRTNRGTQENPTSGYGSHYSHAREQARPGYYRVKLDDYNIDVELTAAERVALHKYTFPKNEPANIIIDLKEGIGWDAPVETFIRKVDDYTLEGYRYSKGWAEDQRVWFTIKSNVPVKQFQVFEGDTKQEGVSLKGKAVKGVISFAKSPGQVMLKVGISPVSSANALANINAEMPGWNFTRVVNSANAKWDKELSKVDIQTKDDAARRVFYTALYHTMIDPALFNDHDGSYRGTDKKVYPNPGFDNYSVFSLWDIYRSAAPLSTILHPEKVNSFVNSMITIHKQQGKLPVWPLMGSETNCMVGYHGVPPIVDAYLKGFTGFNAEDAFEAMKATSMRDDLGVKYVKERGYIPADKEYESVSKALEYAIDDWCIAAMAKKMGKQEDYEYYKKRAAYYKNYFDSTIKFVRPRISDGSFKTPYDPFNSIHEKGDFTEGNGWQYTWLVPQDVEGLISLMGGDEAFTRKLDSLFTAKGDMGAQASNDISGLIGMYAHGNEPSHHVTYMYAFAGNQWKTAEKVRQVMKDFYFDQPEGLAGNEDCGAMSSWYVFSSLGFYPVNPANGVYVLGSPLFDKATVKLEGGKTFTVQTINNSKENIYIQNVTINGKPYTKSFITHQDLLKGGTMVVTMGNKPNVNFGKAVADRPANEL, translated from the coding sequence ATGAATATGGGATTTAGGATCGGTGGCGCACTGGCCTTGTCGGCCCTGATGCTGCAAGGCACGCAGGTGTCAGCACAGGCCAAAAAGGCTAAAGCCGCTGAAGGTTTCATCGAAAGCAGCGCGGTAGCGGCGGTAGACCCTTACATTGGCTCCGGCGGCCATGGCCACGTATTTGTAGGCGCCAGCGTGCCTTATGGCGCGGTACAGGTAGGCCCTACCAATATCGTAAAGGGCTGGGACTGGTGCTCCGGCTACCACTACTCTGACAGCGTTGTCATCGGTTTCTCTCAGATGCACCTGAGCGGCACCGGCATCGGCGACCTCGGCGACGTGCTGATCATGCCCTACACCGGAAAAATCCGTACTAACCGCGGTACCCAGGAAAATCCTACATCCGGCTATGGCTCCCACTATTCACATGCCCGCGAACAAGCCAGACCCGGCTACTACCGGGTAAAACTGGACGACTACAACATCGACGTGGAACTCACTGCCGCTGAAAGAGTGGCGCTGCATAAATACACCTTCCCGAAAAACGAACCAGCCAACATTATCATCGACCTGAAGGAAGGTATCGGCTGGGACGCTCCGGTGGAAACATTCATCCGCAAAGTAGACGACTATACCCTCGAAGGTTACCGCTACTCCAAAGGATGGGCGGAAGACCAGCGCGTATGGTTCACCATTAAATCCAATGTGCCGGTAAAACAATTCCAGGTATTCGAAGGAGATACAAAACAGGAAGGCGTCTCCCTGAAAGGAAAAGCTGTAAAAGGCGTGATCTCCTTTGCAAAATCACCGGGACAGGTCATGCTGAAAGTGGGTATCTCCCCTGTCAGCAGCGCCAACGCACTGGCTAACATCAACGCGGAAATGCCAGGCTGGAACTTCACCCGGGTGGTGAACAGCGCCAACGCCAAGTGGGACAAGGAACTGTCTAAAGTAGACATCCAGACAAAAGACGATGCGGCCCGCCGTGTATTCTACACCGCCCTCTATCACACGATGATAGATCCTGCCCTCTTCAACGATCACGACGGCAGCTACCGCGGCACCGATAAAAAAGTATATCCCAACCCGGGCTTCGATAACTATTCCGTTTTCTCCCTGTGGGATATCTACCGCTCTGCTGCGCCGCTGAGCACCATCCTGCATCCGGAAAAAGTGAACAGCTTCGTAAACTCCATGATCACCATACACAAACAACAGGGCAAACTGCCGGTATGGCCGCTCATGGGCAGCGAAACCAACTGTATGGTAGGATATCATGGCGTACCCCCTATCGTGGACGCCTATCTGAAAGGATTCACCGGCTTTAACGCTGAAGATGCCTTCGAAGCCATGAAAGCCACTTCCATGCGCGACGACCTCGGCGTGAAATACGTAAAAGAAAGAGGTTACATCCCTGCGGATAAAGAATACGAATCTGTGTCCAAAGCCCTCGAATACGCGATCGACGACTGGTGTATCGCTGCCATGGCTAAAAAAATGGGCAAACAGGAAGACTACGAATACTATAAAAAACGTGCTGCCTACTATAAAAACTACTTCGACAGCACCATTAAATTTGTACGGCCGCGCATAAGCGACGGCAGCTTCAAAACACCTTACGATCCGTTCAACTCCATCCATGAGAAAGGCGACTTCACAGAAGGCAACGGCTGGCAATACACCTGGCTGGTACCGCAGGACGTGGAAGGACTGATCAGCCTGATGGGCGGCGATGAAGCTTTCACCCGCAAACTGGACAGCCTCTTTACGGCCAAAGGCGATATGGGCGCGCAGGCATCCAACGATATCTCCGGCCTGATCGGCATGTACGCGCATGGTAATGAACCCAGCCATCACGTTACCTACATGTACGCTTTTGCAGGTAACCAGTGGAAAACCGCGGAGAAAGTAAGACAGGTGATGAAAGACTTTTACTTCGATCAGCCGGAAGGCCTGGCAGGCAATGAAGATTGCGGCGCGATGTCCTCATGGTATGTGTTCTCCTCGCTGGGCTTCTACCCGGTAAACCCCGCCAATGGCGTGTATGTACTGGGCAGCCCGCTGTTCGATAAGGCAACGGTAAAACTGGAAGGCGGTAAGACCTTCACAGTACAAACGATCAACAATAGCAAGGAAAATATCTATATCCAAAACGTTACCATTAACGGTAAGCCATATACGAAGAGCTTTATCACCCACCAGGACCTCCTAAAAGGCGGTACCATGGTAGTGACAATGGGTAACAAACCGAATGTCAATTTTGGTAAGGCAGTAGCAGACAGGCCTGCCAACGAGTTGTAA
- a CDS encoding glycosyltransferase family 87 protein, giving the protein MNYTAVQHKRNLLTYLGEKEWLIMFLWFGLAFIGAITEISRGNINNFLIFKNVFFHLIHQQPLYIEYPQEYYDVNLYGPVFSLVIAPFAGLETKVGAMLWAMAGAGVLYYAIRQLPLNRIQQNIILLLCTQELMGASGWFQMNQFIGAFIILTFASIVKGKDMMAAFLIVLGTLTKIYGVVGLAFFFFSSNPRRLIGGLFLWGAILFAAPMLLSSPQYVINCYFEWYAALVHKNTLNEATTTIFQNISAGGFIQRVLHLPALNHNYVLVPAVLIFLAQYIRLPYRYNSRYRLYMLCSVLMFPVLFSSSSESPTYIIAIPAICIWYVMQPITRATNIFLFFAILLVSFSHSDLVTPWVRKNVAVPYALKALPCLVLWLMIAWEILTKQFLKKLEKPEAAAPVLEPAGQL; this is encoded by the coding sequence ATGAACTACACGGCTGTACAGCATAAACGCAACCTGCTGACTTATTTGGGAGAAAAGGAATGGCTGATCATGTTCCTTTGGTTTGGACTGGCTTTTATTGGTGCTATTACGGAAATATCCCGGGGTAATATCAATAACTTCCTCATTTTCAAGAACGTATTCTTTCATCTCATACATCAGCAACCACTTTATATCGAGTATCCGCAGGAATACTACGATGTGAACCTGTATGGACCGGTATTCAGCCTTGTCATCGCGCCTTTCGCCGGACTGGAAACGAAAGTCGGCGCCATGTTATGGGCAATGGCCGGCGCCGGTGTATTGTATTATGCTATTCGCCAGCTGCCGCTCAACAGGATACAGCAAAACATTATCCTGCTGCTCTGTACCCAGGAACTGATGGGCGCCAGCGGATGGTTCCAGATGAACCAGTTCATCGGCGCCTTTATTATCCTGACTTTCGCCAGTATTGTAAAAGGGAAGGATATGATGGCGGCATTCCTGATAGTACTGGGAACGCTGACGAAGATTTACGGCGTTGTGGGACTGGCATTCTTCTTTTTCAGCAGCAACCCAAGACGGTTGATTGGCGGCTTGTTCCTTTGGGGAGCTATCCTGTTTGCTGCACCTATGCTGCTTTCCAGCCCACAGTATGTTATTAACTGTTATTTTGAATGGTATGCCGCCCTGGTGCACAAGAATACGCTGAACGAGGCTACCACCACCATCTTCCAGAATATATCCGCCGGAGGCTTTATCCAGCGCGTGCTCCACCTGCCTGCGCTGAATCATAATTATGTGCTGGTCCCTGCAGTATTGATTTTCCTGGCACAATACATCCGGCTGCCCTATCGCTATAATTCCCGCTACCGGCTGTATATGCTCTGTTCCGTGCTAATGTTCCCGGTATTATTCAGCAGCAGCTCAGAATCACCAACTTACATTATTGCTATACCGGCTATCTGTATCTGGTATGTGATGCAGCCTATCACCCGCGCGACCAATATCTTCCTGTTTTTCGCCATCCTGCTGGTGAGCTTCTCCCATTCAGACCTCGTCACACCGTGGGTACGGAAAAACGTTGCTGTGCCCTATGCGCTGAAAGCCCTGCCCTGCCTTGTACTGTGGCTGATGATCGCATGGGAAATTCTTACCAAACAGTTCCTGAAGAAGCTGGAAAAGCCGGAAGCAGCTGCTCCTGTACTGGAACCCGCCGGGCAACTTTAA
- a CDS encoding ABC transporter ATP-binding protein: protein MNKYGTTHKKRTRAAEDKLTFQERLAALRNIPAFFRMVWQTNRGLTITNGLLRIAQSAMPLSLLYVGKLIIDEVVLISKDHAHHGTQHLWQLVALEFGLAILSDGLSRAITLIDSLLGDLVANHTSVKIMEHAASLDLDQFEDSEFYDKLERARQQTIGRTILLSQVFSQVQDLITMGFLAAGLIVFNPWLILLLLVAVIPAFLNESHFNHLHYRLTWGQTSDRRELDYIRYLGASDETAKEVKVFDLSNFLIQRFRVISDKFYNDKKNLESRHAVWGTLFALLGSAGYYAAYVIIILQTVNGVLTIGSLAFLAGSFRQLRTTFQGILIRFSSVTQGAMYLKDLFDFFEIQPQMRSPQHPKRFPHPIRQGFTFENVGFKYHNSDKWAIRHLNFTLHAGEKLALVGENGAGKTTLVKLLARLYDPVEGRILLDGVDLREYDLSELRTQVGVIFQDYQRYQMTVAQNIAVGNITHSHDHQLIQDAARQSLAEPLIEKMPLGYEQMLGRRFNQGIDLSGGEWQKIALARAYMKDAQLLILDEPTSALDARAEYNVFLRFADLTRDRTAVLISHRFSTVRMANRILVLEKGQLAEIGSHEELLEQRGKYAELFELQAAGYK, encoded by the coding sequence ATGAATAAGTATGGCACAACGCACAAGAAACGAACAAGGGCTGCGGAAGATAAACTGACTTTTCAGGAAAGACTGGCCGCCCTTCGTAATATCCCTGCCTTTTTCAGGATGGTATGGCAGACCAACCGCGGCTTAACCATCACCAACGGACTGCTGCGTATTGCCCAGTCAGCCATGCCGCTTTCCCTGTTGTATGTAGGCAAACTCATTATCGACGAGGTGGTATTGATCAGTAAAGACCATGCCCACCATGGCACACAACACCTGTGGCAGCTGGTGGCCCTGGAGTTCGGGCTGGCTATCCTCTCCGATGGGCTCAGCAGGGCCATTACACTCATTGACAGCCTGTTGGGCGATCTGGTGGCCAACCATACATCCGTTAAAATTATGGAGCATGCCGCTTCGCTGGACCTTGACCAGTTTGAAGATTCGGAATTTTATGACAAGCTGGAACGTGCCCGGCAACAGACAATAGGCCGTACTATCCTGCTGTCGCAGGTATTCAGCCAGGTGCAGGATCTCATTACCATGGGCTTTCTGGCCGCCGGCCTGATTGTCTTCAACCCATGGCTGATACTGCTGCTGCTCGTTGCCGTTATCCCGGCGTTCCTGAACGAATCGCATTTCAACCACCTGCATTACCGCCTTACCTGGGGGCAGACATCCGACCGCCGGGAACTGGACTATATCCGTTACCTCGGCGCCAGCGACGAAACCGCCAAAGAAGTGAAAGTCTTCGATCTCTCCAATTTTCTCATCCAGCGCTTCCGCGTGATCTCCGATAAGTTCTACAACGATAAAAAGAACCTCGAATCCCGTCATGCCGTCTGGGGTACCCTGTTCGCCCTGCTGGGCAGCGCCGGCTACTACGCCGCGTATGTGATCATCATCCTGCAAACCGTCAACGGCGTGCTGACCATCGGTAGCCTCGCCTTCCTCGCCGGCTCCTTCCGGCAGCTGCGCACCACCTTCCAGGGCATCCTGATCCGCTTCTCCAGCGTAACACAAGGCGCCATGTACCTCAAAGACCTCTTCGACTTCTTCGAGATACAGCCACAGATGCGCTCACCGCAGCATCCAAAACGTTTTCCCCATCCTATCCGCCAGGGCTTTACCTTCGAAAATGTAGGCTTCAAATACCACAACTCCGACAAATGGGCTATCCGTCACCTGAACTTCACCCTGCACGCCGGCGAAAAACTGGCGCTGGTAGGAGAGAACGGCGCCGGGAAGACCACGCTGGTGAAGCTGCTGGCACGCCTCTACGATCCTGTGGAAGGCCGTATCCTCCTCGATGGCGTAGACCTCCGGGAATACGACCTTTCAGAACTACGTACGCAGGTAGGCGTTATCTTCCAGGACTATCAGCGGTATCAGATGACCGTCGCCCAGAACATTGCCGTCGGTAATATCACTCACAGCCATGACCATCAGCTCATACAGGATGCTGCGCGGCAAAGCCTCGCTGAACCCCTCATCGAAAAAATGCCACTCGGCTACGAACAGATGCTGGGCCGCCGCTTCAACCAGGGCATCGATCTCTCCGGCGGCGAATGGCAGAAGATAGCGCTCGCCCGCGCCTATATGAAAGACGCACAGCTGCTGATCCTCGATGAACCCACCTCCGCCCTGGACGCCCGGGCGGAATACAACGTGTTCCTCCGCTTCGCAGACCTTACCCGCGACAGGACCGCAGTATTGATATCTCACCGGTTCTCTACCGTACGCATGGCCAACCGGATACTGGTGCTGGAGAAAGGACAGCTGGCGGAGATAGGGAGCCATGAAGAGCTGCTGGAGCAAAGAGGGAAGTATGCGGAGTTGTTTGAGTTGCAGGCGGCGGGGTATAAGTAG
- a CDS encoding family 10 glycosylhydrolase yields MNKRNFIKALGLSGLALAKPSLPALAGTAEKPQSMEKTGVQHRVWINPDPREKAADLAKRYATYRKAGITDLFFEADSEVHFRAAKAAGIKAHRWMWTMNRGEKELLASHPEWYAVNRKGESCSDHPPYVDYYRWLCPSKPEVINYLKSQVEQALSKNYVDGIHLDYVRFCDVILPVNLWSKYGIDQSKELPEYDFCYCNDCRSAYKTAYGKDPLEIAHPDQSPSWRKFRYDRITNVVKNLAQVAQQHKKPISAAVFPTPEIAKRIVRQDWTNWPLNAVMPMIYHGFYWENITWIGDAVAEGVKTLHGAFPLYAGLFLPDFNNNYNDLREAVKLAIDNGAAGVSIFGDMTPEVLRVLGESV; encoded by the coding sequence ATGAATAAACGTAATTTCATCAAAGCATTGGGACTCAGCGGGCTGGCATTAGCAAAACCGTCGCTGCCCGCGCTGGCGGGCACCGCAGAGAAGCCGCAGTCCATGGAAAAAACAGGTGTACAGCACCGTGTCTGGATCAATCCGGATCCCAGGGAGAAAGCAGCCGATCTGGCAAAACGTTATGCCACGTATCGTAAAGCAGGCATTACGGACCTCTTCTTTGAAGCGGACAGCGAAGTACATTTCAGGGCGGCCAAAGCTGCCGGCATAAAGGCGCATCGCTGGATGTGGACCATGAACCGGGGCGAAAAAGAGCTGCTGGCCAGTCATCCGGAATGGTATGCGGTGAACCGCAAGGGCGAGTCCTGCTCCGACCATCCGCCGTATGTGGACTACTACCGCTGGTTGTGTCCCAGCAAACCGGAAGTGATCAACTATCTGAAATCGCAGGTGGAACAGGCATTGTCTAAGAATTATGTAGATGGTATCCACCTCGACTATGTTCGTTTTTGCGATGTTATTCTGCCGGTGAACCTTTGGAGTAAATATGGTATTGATCAGTCGAAAGAACTGCCGGAATACGATTTCTGTTACTGCAACGATTGCCGCAGTGCTTATAAAACCGCATATGGCAAGGATCCGCTGGAGATAGCGCATCCGGACCAAAGTCCTTCCTGGCGGAAGTTCCGCTATGACCGGATTACCAACGTGGTAAAGAACCTGGCACAGGTAGCCCAACAACATAAAAAGCCTATTTCCGCCGCGGTATTTCCCACACCGGAGATAGCCAAACGCATTGTGCGGCAGGATTGGACCAACTGGCCGCTGAACGCCGTTATGCCGATGATCTATCATGGGTTTTACTGGGAAAACATCACCTGGATAGGGGATGCGGTAGCAGAAGGCGTTAAAACCCTGCATGGAGCGTTTCCATTGTATGCAGGCTTATTCCTGCCTGACTTCAATAATAACTACAATGATCTGCGCGAAGCGGTGAAACTGGCCATAGACAATGGCGCCGCGGGGGTCTCTATTTTCGGGGATATGACGCCTGAAGTACTAAGGGTACTGGGAGAAAGCGTGTAA
- a CDS encoding YwbE family protein, whose product MHGRNRNDIYPGLEVAIILKKDQRTGKRTYGIVQDILTSAPFHSRGIKVRLEDGQVGRVAEINVTEED is encoded by the coding sequence ATGCACGGACGTAACCGAAACGATATTTACCCAGGCCTGGAAGTAGCGATCATCCTCAAAAAAGACCAGCGTACCGGCAAACGCACCTACGGCATCGTGCAGGATATCCTCACTTCCGCCCCCTTTCATTCCCGCGGCATTAAAGTCCGCCTCGAAGACGGCCAGGTTGGCCGTGTGGCCGAAATCAACGTCACGGAAGAAGACTGA
- a CDS encoding slipin family protein produces the protein MKRVIINAYEIGLVFKRGVYLRMLKAGSHWLFGEEVKVYNINTAFTAPVELNILLQDAALADALHVVDVKETEIVLLYENGLLKQVLTTGRYTFWKNLIEYTFVRADLSKVNITEKIDRATLNHKLVAPFVRSTTVENYEKAVLLIDGKYEITLSHGTYYWWKNDIPILVSKIDMRQRQLEINGQEILTKDKAALRLNAWAQYRTDDIEKALLANKDYEKQLYVLFQLALREYIAGLGFDELMEKKDSLSAFVLDAVGNSAAALGITVTSFGIRDIILPGDVKDIMNQVLVAEKKAQANIIMRREETASTRSLLNTAKLMEDNPMLFKLKEMEYVEKIAEKINNISVSGNGVLIDQLRQLFISK, from the coding sequence ATGAAAAGGGTCATCATCAATGCGTACGAAATAGGACTCGTCTTCAAAAGAGGCGTATACCTGCGTATGCTGAAAGCCGGCAGCCACTGGCTGTTCGGCGAAGAAGTGAAAGTGTATAACATCAATACCGCTTTCACCGCACCGGTAGAACTGAACATCCTCCTGCAGGATGCAGCACTGGCCGATGCCCTGCACGTCGTCGACGTAAAAGAAACAGAAATCGTACTGCTGTACGAAAACGGTTTGCTGAAACAAGTCCTCACCACCGGAAGATATACTTTCTGGAAAAACCTGATCGAATACACCTTCGTCAGAGCGGACCTCAGCAAAGTGAACATCACGGAGAAAATTGACCGCGCCACGCTGAACCATAAACTGGTAGCGCCCTTCGTAAGGTCCACCACCGTAGAAAACTACGAAAAAGCGGTGCTCCTGATCGATGGCAAATATGAGATTACCCTCTCTCACGGTACTTACTACTGGTGGAAGAACGATATCCCCATCCTCGTCAGCAAAATAGATATGAGACAGCGCCAGCTGGAGATCAACGGACAGGAAATCCTGACCAAAGACAAAGCGGCGCTGCGGCTCAACGCCTGGGCACAGTACCGGACTGACGATATCGAAAAAGCACTGCTGGCCAATAAGGATTATGAAAAACAGCTCTACGTCCTTTTCCAGCTGGCACTGCGGGAATATATCGCCGGCCTCGGCTTCGATGAACTGATGGAGAAAAAAGACTCCCTGTCCGCCTTCGTGCTCGACGCCGTCGGCAACAGCGCGGCAGCGCTGGGCATCACGGTGACCAGCTTCGGCATCCGGGATATCATCCTGCCGGGCGATGTGAAAGACATCATGAACCAGGTACTGGTGGCCGAGAAAAAAGCACAGGCCAATATCATCATGAGAAGAGAAGAAACCGCCAGCACCCGGAGCCTGCTCAACACGGCCAAACTGATGGAAGACAACCCCATGCTGTTCAAATTGAAAGAAATGGAATACGTGGAGAAAATCGCGGAAAAAATCAACAACATCAGCGTCTCCGGCAACGGCGTCCTGATAGATCAGCTCCGGCAGCTCTTCATCAGCAAATAG